Proteins found in one Limnobaculum xujianqingii genomic segment:
- a CDS encoding DUF485 domain-containing protein produces the protein MNDHIYQRIENNPRFKDLVRKRDIFAWTLSFITLALYVGFILLIAFEPQWLGTPVAEGISITRGIPIGLGLIVASFILTGIYVYRANREFDELNAQILNEAHQ, from the coding sequence ATGAATGACCACATTTATCAACGGATTGAAAATAACCCGCGCTTCAAAGATCTGGTGCGCAAACGGGACATCTTTGCCTGGACGCTCTCGTTTATTACATTAGCCCTGTATGTTGGCTTTATTCTGCTTATCGCTTTTGAACCCCAGTGGTTGGGAACACCTGTTGCAGAAGGCATCAGTATTACTCGCGGTATTCCAATTGGCCTCGGTTTAATCGTTGCCTCTTTTATTTTAACTGGAATCTATGTCTATCGGGCGAACAGAGAGTTTGATGAACTCAATGCGCAAATTTTGAATGAGGCACACCAATGA